Part of the Aquimarina sp. MAR_2010_214 genome is shown below.
TGCCAAACGATTTGTCCGATTATGACCGATCATATGAAAGAGATCCAGGAGCGGTTAAAAGAGGACAGTGAAGTACTTTTACTTTCACATTCTGTGACTCCAAAAATTGATAGTGTAGCCAGGTTAAAAAAATATGCTATTGAAAAAGGGGTAGACGATACTAAATGGAATTTGGTTACGGGGGATAAAAAGCAGATCTACGATTTGGCGCGTAAATCTTATTTGGCTGCCAAATCAGATGGAGATGGAGGGCCATATGATATGGTACATACAGAAAACTTTATTCTTGTAGATAAAAAGAAACGTATCCGAGGATTTTATGATGGAACCAATCCAGAAGATATTGATCGGTTAATAGAAGATATTGCTATTTTAAAGAAAGAAGGTAAATAGTTGAGAATTTCTCTGACATATTGTTTTTATTACTTTTATTTTGAAACTTTAGCTTTTTCAATACGAATTTTTACACTATTTTTGCCTTGTTTAAAATTAATCTAAATAAACTTTGAAGACTACAATTGCTACACTAAAGAGAGGTCAGCGTGCTTTGATTAAGGAGATTACTTCAGATATTATTCCTCTAAAATTATTAGAAATGGGATGTTTACCAGGAAATGAGGTCGAATTACTTCAGACAGCTCCTTTTCAATGTCCAATGTATCTTAATATAAATGGTAGCCATCTTGCCATTCGTAAAGAAATTGCAGCCCAAATTGAAGTTCAAATTATCTAAATAGCAATTCTTTTATGGCTAAGCAAATCAAAGTTTCGCTTATCGGAAACCCAAATACCGGAAAAACATCTGTTTTTAATTTGCTTACGGGCCTTAATCAACAGGTTGGTAATTACCCTGGGATTACTGTTGAAAAAAAGGAAGGAATATGTAAGCTGTCTCGTGGAGTAAAAGCCCATATAATGGATTTACCCGGGACTTACAGTCTTAATGCTTCTTCATTAGATGAAAATGTAGTTATCGAATTATTGCTTAATAAGAAAGGTAAAGATTATCCTGACGTAGCAGTCGTAGTTAGTGATGTAGAAAACCTTAAACGAAATTTACTTCTTTTTACACAAATTAAAGATCTGGATATTCCTACTATTTTGGTAATCAATATGGCGGATCGTATGCATAGAAAAGGGATTTCATTAGATATTCCATTATTAGAAAAAGAGCTAAAGACTAAAATAGCTTTGATTAGTGCTCGTAAAGGAGAAGGGATTGATGAGCTTAAAAAATTAATAGAATCCTATGCGCAATTACCAAAGACACCTTGCCTTAATGCATTGTCTTTTGCACCAGAGTATTTTGATCGACTACAGCAAACATTCCCTGATCAATCTCTATATAAACTTTGGCTTGTAATTACCCAAGATGTTAATTTCAGAAAACTTGATAAACAGGGTATGTCTGTTTCACCGGATTTTAAGATTAAATCTGAAGGTGAACTGAAACGATTTCAACAAAAAGAGACTATTAAGCGATACCAATTTATAAATAATGTACTTAAAAATGGCCTTACGGTAGATGAAAAAGCAGCCACAGGTATGCGAGCAAGGTTGGATAGAGTGCTTACTCATAAATTTTGGGGATATTTTATTTTCTTAGCAATACTCTTACTGATATTTCAGGCTATTTATGATTGGTCATCGTATCCGATGGATTTAATTGATGAAGGTTTTGCCTGGTTAAGTGAAGTAACAAAAGCTTCTCTACCTTCTGGGCCTTTTGTTGATTTGATTACAGAAGGTATTATTCCTGGGCTAGGAGGGATTGTTATTTTTATTCCTCAGATTGCGTTTCTGTTTCTTTTTATTTCAATATTAGAAGAAAGTGGTTACATGAGTCGTGTGGTCTTTCTTATGGATAGGGTAATGCGAAGGTTTGGATTAAGCGGTAAAAGTGTTGTTCCTTTAGTTTCGGGTACAGCTTGCGCTATT
Proteins encoded:
- a CDS encoding SCO family protein, whose amino-acid sequence is MLQFFSKYKFFAIVLFVLSAIIISIIYSILKPNRVLQVYEPDMVNTELVDSTVQYIRKYHKIPDFKLTNQNGEEITQQNYKDKIYVADFFFTTCQTICPIMTDHMKEIQERLKEDSEVLLLSHSVTPKIDSVARLKKYAIEKGVDDTKWNLVTGDKKQIYDLARKSYLAAKSDGDGGPYDMVHTENFILVDKKKRIRGFYDGTNPEDIDRLIEDIAILKKEGK
- the feoB gene encoding ferrous iron transport protein B; this encodes MAKQIKVSLIGNPNTGKTSVFNLLTGLNQQVGNYPGITVEKKEGICKLSRGVKAHIMDLPGTYSLNASSLDENVVIELLLNKKGKDYPDVAVVVSDVENLKRNLLLFTQIKDLDIPTILVINMADRMHRKGISLDIPLLEKELKTKIALISARKGEGIDELKKLIESYAQLPKTPCLNALSFAPEYFDRLQQTFPDQSLYKLWLVITQDVNFRKLDKQGMSVSPDFKIKSEGELKRFQQKETIKRYQFINNVLKNGLTVDEKAATGMRARLDRVLTHKFWGYFIFLAILLLIFQAIYDWSSYPMDLIDEGFAWLSEVTKASLPSGPFVDLITEGIIPGLGGIVIFIPQIAFLFLFISILEESGYMSRVVFLMDRVMRRFGLSGKSVVPLVSGTACAIPAVMATRNIENWKERLITILVVPFTTCSARLPVYLIIISLVIPDKKIGWIFGYQSLTLMLLYFLGFATAVGSAWLLNKILKIKSKSYFVIEMPGYKIPLFKNVAINVIEKTKAFIFGAGKIILAISIVLWVLASFGPNKNFNNAEEIVTELYPSLSQEELDNKIASYKLEYSFIGYAGKAIEPVVAPLGYDWKIGIGIISSFAAREVFVGTLATIYSVGSDEEETIKNRMAAEINPVTGGPLFNLASGISLLLFYAFAMQCMSTLAIVKRETNSWKWPMIQLVFMSIFAYGVALVVYQILK
- a CDS encoding FeoA family protein, with product MKTTIATLKRGQRALIKEITSDIIPLKLLEMGCLPGNEVELLQTAPFQCPMYLNINGSHLAIRKEIAAQIEVQII